Part of the Diceros bicornis minor isolate mBicDic1 chromosome 17, mDicBic1.mat.cur, whole genome shotgun sequence genome is shown below.
ACTAAatcctttttaaatataaagagacaAATAGGATAAAACTAAAATGATAGAAATGAACCTAACTTGCTACCACTACTCAAAAGAAATCTGTAGTGGCTATATCCATATTAGGCAAACTAGATTTTAGAGCAAAGTTTACTAAGAACAAAGAAAGTAATTTCATAATGATTAAAGGGGTCAATTTATTAAAATGGCATAGAAATTCTCAGATTTTATGATCTTAATAACAGGGTTTCAAAGTAGATGAAGCAAAAACTGGTagaatgcaaggagaaatagacaaatacacaACTATAGTAGGATATTTCAATATTCCTCTCTCAATAATTGGCAGAACAAATAaccagaaaatcagtaagaatacgGAAGATGAGCAACACTATCAACTGATCACTAATGGATAGAGCAATAggcagaaaatcaacaagaaaattgAAGACTTGTAaaactttataaatctctgaaacctaacagacatctatagaatGTTCCACTCAGcaatagcagaatacatattcttttccagGGAACACTGAACATTTGTCAAGATAAATTTTATTGTGAGCCATAGAACAAATCTCAATAAGTGTAAAAGCATTCAAGTTCCACAAAGTGTGTTCTCTGAAACAGTGGAATTAAGCTAAAACTCAAAAGAGACATCTCCTGAAAACCCCAAACATCtagaaactaaataacacacttaACATAACTcatgtttcaaaaaataaatctaacgtgaaattataaagaagatggctttactggtggattgtgccaaacatttaaagaattaatgccaatccttctcaaagtcttctgAAAATTTTAAGAGAGGGGAACACTTACCAATTCATTTTATTaggtcaacattaccctgatcccCAAGCCACATATGATACTACAAGTAGGGAAAACTATAGGCCGATATTTCCGATgatcatagatgcaaaaatcctcaacaaaatactagcatgccaaattcaacagcacattaaaaggttCATACACCATGACTAAGTGAGACTTACCCccgggatgcaagaatggttcaacacgTGAAAATCAATGTACATGGTACACTAAATTAACAGAATGAGGGATACAGGTCACATGATCATGTCATTAGATGCAGGAAATGCATTTGACAAACTCAAACTCTTTCATAATTAATATCACTCAACAAACTGGATATAAAAGGAAGCTACCTCACATAATAAAGGCaacatataatgtatataaatatatataaatcccacagctaacattattctcaatggtaaaaaaaatcctgaaagcttttcctctaagatcagaagaAAGACAAAGACACCCTCTTGCTACTTCTATTCAAAATCGTATTAGAAGTCCTTctggagcaattagacaagaaaaagaaataaaaggcatataaacagaaaagtaagaagtaaaattatctttgtttgcagatgacttgaTCTTATATGTAGCAAACCTTAAAGATTCTACTAACAagctgttaaaactaataaacaaattcagtaaaatagcagaataaaaattGGTATATGAAAGTCAATTACATCTCTATACACTAACATGAACTATCtgaaatggaaaataagaaaacagttccatttacaatatcatcaataagaataaaataattaggaataaacttaatcgaggaagtgaaagacttgtgaattgaaaactgtaaaaacaGATGGATGAcaagaaagaagatataaataatgaaaagacatcctgtgttcatggattggaagacttaatattgtaatGTATCCAtcctacccaaagtgatctatagactcagtgcaatccccatcaaaatcccaatgtcattttttatagaaatagaaaaaaatcctaagatTCATTGGAAcgacaaaagaccccaaacagccaaagcaatcttgagaaagaataacaaatctggaagcatcacactaatttcagaacatattataaatctacagtaatcatcagaacagtatggtactggcattaagacaaacacatagaccaatggaacagaatagagagcccagaagtaaattCACACATATACGatcaactgatatttgacaagGGGACCAATACACAATGGGTAAGGAATAATCTCTCCAATAATTATTGAGAAGAATGAAATttgacccttatctcacaccatatacaaaaatcaacacaaaatggattaaagacataaGGATAAGACTTGAAACGACAAAATTCCTTCAAGTTTCTCTACATaggtcttggcagtgatttcttggatatgacaccagaagcacaggtgacaaaaacaaaaatagacaagcaggaatacatcaaactaaaaagcttctgcacatgaaaggaaaccatcaacaaaacataaAGGCAACATactgaatgggataaaatatttgcaaactatatatctgataaaaagttaatacctaaaatatatatggaactcctacaactcaataagaataaaagcaaataacctgagtaataaatggcaaaggacttcaatagacatttctacaaagTAGAGGTACCAATAGCCAACAGGCatataaaaagatactcaacgtcactaataatcagggaaatgcaaatcaaaaccacaatgagatgtcacttcacacctgtttGGATGgttagtaccaaaaaaaaaaaaagataagttttGTCAAGGATGTGGAAATATTGGGCCAACCCCGTGTGGAAATATTGGGCCaaccccgtggtttagcggttaagtgtgtgctccgctactggcagcctgggttcagatccagggcgcgcacccacgcaccacttctccggccatgctgaggccgtgtcccacaaacagcaactagaaggatgtgcaactatgacatacaactatctactggggctttgggggaaagaaaggaggaggattggcaatagatgttagcacagagccggtcttcctcagcaaaaagaggaggattagcatggatgttagctcagggctgatcttcctcacagaaaaaaaaaaaaaaaggatgtggaAATATTAAACCCCCTGTACACTGTgtttgggaatgtaaaatagtgaagCCATTATCataaacagtatggagtttcctgaaaaaaatacaactatcttatgatccagcaatcttacCTCTggctatatatccaaaagaattgaaaccagCATTTCAAACAGACATCTGTGCCCTcgtgttaattgcagcattatttaccataGCCACGATAAGAGAAGCAACTTAAatatccactgacagatgaattgATAAAAAAATGTGTTATAACCACAAATGGAGTACTACttagccttaaaaatgaaggaaatctgtCATATGACACAACATGAATAAAACCAGAGGACACTATGGTAAATGTAATAAGGCAGTCACAAATGCTGcaggattccacttacatgaactATCTAAAATAACCAAACTTACAGAAGTAGAGAGTGGAATGGCAGTTGCCAGGAGTGTGgaagaggggaaatggggaggttTCTGAACAAAGCCACAAGAATATTCTCTCTTACGTACATACAGTTTGGTGGACTTAGTATTTCTTTATGCAGAACCTTCACGGTATTCCTCCACTGCCTGGCACATTGGTGACAGCTGGCTCAAGGTGTGGGTGAATTTGTTTGGGTCTCAGATGAATAGCCAATTTTCAAATAGTCATGAGTTTGAGAATTCCTGATGAGAAAGTTTCCATCTTTTTTCTGGTGGGATTAGCTGTCTCACTTTGCGAGGTGCAGAGATAGAAATGTTAGAAGTCTGACACCAAGGAGCAGCCAAGAAACCAGTCCTCAATTTTTATCTGTCTTTAAAGAGGCTTCATTATTTTTTAGGGTATTATCATTCTCCTTCATTCTTTGTAGGTTAATTTTCAGTGAGCCTTGCCCTGACAACCAGCAAAATTATGATACttgtctttgtttcttcattccaGTTTTCAGCTCTTTCTACtctaaattgcatttttttttttgaggaagattagccctgagctaacatctgttgccaatcctcctcttttatgctgaggaagattggccctgcgctaacatccgtgcccatcttcctttactttacatgagatggcgccacagcatggctttgataagtggtgcgtaggtctgtgcccaggatctgaaccctcaaaccccgggctgcagaagtggagcacgcgaactcaaTCCCTCGGCCACTGGGCTAGTGCCTAAATTGCATTTTTGAGGGACATTTGCcccttattactatatattagaGTATTGGCTTTTCTTTATTCAATTacatattctaaaaattatatattttgcaaGACAGTGAATACAATATGttatttctatagagtaattGCCATTTTTAGCATCATAATTTATCATatcatataatcatatatatttttgtgtgtgtgaggaagattagccctgacataacatccgctgccaatcctcctctttttgctgaggaagattggccctgggctaacatctgtgctcatcttcctctattttatatggaatgctgacacagcacggcttgacaagcggtgcatcggtgcacacccaggatccaaaccttcaAACCTGGGGCCGcaaaagcagagtgcgtgcacttaaccgctacaccactgggctggcccctataatgacattttttattttgagtaaGCAAATTGTCCAATTACAAAATTATCAACCTATATTCTTGATCTAAACATTGGGTGttttaaataacataattttTCTTGAGATGTGCCTTGAGGTAATTTTGATGATTACGTGTGCAATCCTGGAGAGGCAGCGCCGTGCCCTGTAGAAATTACAGACCAGTTTCAATAACACGAAACAggattgaatcctggctccaacaCTTGCCACCGTTGCTTAATATTCCCACACCTCAATTTACCAATCTATGGAACAAAGACTAAAAACTAGCTCCAGCGtcctgcccggtggcacagcagttaagttcgcgtgttctgcttgggcggcctggggtttgatggttcggatcctgggcgcagacctactgactgctcttcaagccatgctgaggcagcgtcccacatagaagaaccggaaggacctacaactaggatatacaactacgtactggggctttggggaggaagaagaaaaagacgaagattggcaacagatgttagctcagggccaatcttcctcaaaaaaaaaaaaactgttaaaaaaataactaccatttcttttaaaaaaaaaaactagctccAATGCTCTTTGGAAGGTTacctactttaaaaatatataacttatACACTTCTGTAAATATATCTAGACAAATAGATAATAGTATTATAGGTATATGTCAAGTTAGCCTAAATTGATCTCTCAGTAAACTATGacttttgttaatttttgccatatctagaaatataaatcaaatgtTGTAGGGAAATTGAATCTTGATTTAAAGTCCTGTAGAAGTATATAGCATATTTTACCAATTTGAttctttatgattattttttcctGTGCGAAATTAGCATTTTTATTCAATAAGTGattattctctcttttctttttttcaggagtTGTGAGGCTCTCTTATTCAATATATTTGAAGGCAATGTATTCAGTATCAATTATTTACTAGGTTTTACATACACTGAAGTGTACATAAAAATACAGTTTTTGCCATCATGGCAGATTTTAGATACACAATATAAACAAAGTTTTGAAATTGCTGCTACAGAATAGACAGCTTAGGTTAAAACAGCAGGTAGGATAGACAGTTTCTCCAGACTTGGTTTGTATGTTtgtgtggtggggggaggaagAAACAGACTTGAAGTGGAAATGAGGTTTAAATtgagacctaaatgaaaaacagaagtggGATGGAAGAATGAGGAAAAGAGCACTTTTTACAGAGGCAACAGCAAGTGCAAAATCTTGGAGATGCCGCGAGAGAGTCCAAGGATGGCCAGGAGGCCTGCGTCCCAGAAAGAGGGGAGAACATTTATCAGTATGGAAATTTGTTTACAAGTTTTATGAGCTCTTTTGAGAAAAATTGATAGACATTTTCTGGCTTTTAATCTCTAAGCCATTTATTTCatattatgaaaacatttaagtattattttaattataacttTTCATTTGGACTTCTTTTTCAATTATCTTAGATTTCTGTGTATATTGCTGATTTGGTTTccttgatttctttaaaaattctgttcCCATAATACACAAAATTGTGTTCCTTAATATATCTATATTTTGAGTTTGGATATTCATGTTCTATTTTAGAAATTGAATATTTTTGACAATCTTAATAAATTCTTTAATTCCTCAACTGCAATGAACACTTTGATGTTGTGCTTATAATTCCATATCCTTCTAGAAAAGAGCTTTTCCTTACATTTAAGgtattatttattcatataatCTGTGTAATCTGTgaatcttttacttttaaaacttcagcattttatgtgtgtgtacatgtgtgtgtatttatgaatAAACTCCATGGTCCTAGATatcaaattctattttaatttaaagcACTTTTAACTTGGacgtatatttatttttgtttctttacttaTAATTATGTCATATTACTTCTTGCTaatgatagtttttaaaaacttttagaaatatagGATCATTAATGAGCTAAATAAGTTTAGGggtattattaattaaaataagatcTACGCCTGGAACTTAACCTGCCAAGAACTAGGcactcaataatttttaatttaatcaattAAAATTTTCAGCAACATTTACATTGGAAGATTGGAAGAGCACTTGACATCAATTACTTTCTTGCAAGTCCAAGAAAATATGAGATAAGCTACTTATTTCCTTGtttcatttgtgtttgttttatttttcttcaattttgtttGCTAGATCGAAGTAAAATCAGACTAAATTTACTAGAAAATTATTATCATGTCTTCTGATTGGGATCTGACCCTGAAAGAGGTTTGTTTGCAGGGGTGTCAAAGGAGTGAATGCACGTGATGGAGGGTGTTCATTCTGGGTGAAATAAATGTTTGAGAAACTTAACCTGCATAGAGGTCAGATCAAGAAGACACAAACAGATTTAGAGCTTAATGGTTTACATTTAGcttgatattttatttctggacttgaaCATTCTCTTACTTCTTTGAGACCAATGCAATTTTTTTGAATGTATCACTAAAGGCTTGTCTTACTTGTTTGTTTCTCAGAGTGTAAATGAATGGATTCAACATGGCAGCGATGGATGTCATTAGCACTGTAACACCCTTATTAATAGCCACTGATTCCTTTGCTGAAGGTTTGATATACATGAAGATACAGCTTCCATAGGTGATGGAAACCACAATCATGTGAGAAGAACAGGTAGAAAAGGCGCTTTTCCTTTGCTGGGCAGAGGAGAATCTTAGAATGGTCATaatgatgtaaatgtaagacagaACAACACACACAAGGGTCAAAATGAAGGTGAGCACAGCACAGACAATAACAAACTGCTTTATGAACCATGTGTCTGAGCATGAAATCTTCAAGATAGGAGATGCAtcacagaaaaaataatcaataacaTTGGAGTCACAGAATTTCAAATTTAGGAACAGAGTAAGTGGTGGGAGTATGATCAACAAGCCAGACATCCAGCAGCAGAGGACAAGACTCTTGCAGACTCTGCTGCTCATGATGGTCCCGTAATGCaggggtttgcagatggccacatagcggtcatatGGCATGGCAGCCAAGAGAAAAAATTCTGTTACTCCAAGGACATCAATAAAAAACACTTGAATAACACagatattatatttaattatgttGTCACCTGTTACTATATTGTACAAATATCTAGGGACACAAGCAGACATAAATGAAATTTCTAATAAGGCAAAATTCTGTAGGAAAAAGTACATGAGTGTTTTAAGGTGGGAGTCCACTAAAGTGAGGGATATGATGGTCACATTTCCAGTTATAGTCAACATGtaagtgagaaatagaaacataaaaattGGAATCTGCAGTTGAGGGTCATCTGTGATTCCCAACAAGATGAAGGTTGTTATTGTGTGGTTTTTCATCACTGACTATTGAAATTTATTCAATTtcacataaaatttagaaatgttgTATTTGAATAGGAAGCATTCAAAGCCAGATAGCAGTAAACAGTGACTACCAGAGACAGCAAACTAATTCACATGTAGTTTCTtctataaattaataatttatattgGCAATATTCTGATGGGCTTGGCTActctaatgtttattttattttattgttttggcaGTTTTgtgatagatttttaaatatattcaaaatcaATTGTTCTACCATcccatttcctcttttatttcacAGTTGTCATCTAGACCCAAGACTGGATTTTCTCATATGATCAGACTTGAGCCACGGTGTGTTGTAGCTTatcaaaattatgatttttttcttaaatctaaagtttcttcttcatttcaaaggtaaatatttaaatgtaacaaTTTGTTTCATGTCTTTGCTTGAAGATTTTGTCatgataaaatgtaaatatgtagCAACTAATGTGGGCCCCATCAGGCTTTGTTGATCCATCTGCAacttgttttttacatttttgccacTATGACCAAGCGTGTGTTTTTGTTGTTTCGTTTTGAGTTTTAACATGCAACTTCCACATTGTTGCATCACTCCTCTGACTCTCCTGGAGCTATGTAATTTACACTCAGTGTCCACTGGATACACATTACAGACAGTATTTTAATGCATAGTTTATTTGCTACATGCGAAGAAATGTTTGGTGCAACGATATTCAGTAGGAAAAAGCCCACATATTTCTTTTATGCTTTCAGTCTGCTTAGTTAAGTATGGAAAACACTCTAACACCTTGTTATCACTATCACTAAGttcaaaatcaaatttaaagTACTAAATATACTCTCCACGCACCTGTCTTTGCTGTCTCCCTCAGTCTTAGCCATAGTGGCAGTGCGGTGTTAAGAGCAGACCTTCTGCTATAGGATCTCCATCCTTCAACATCTGGCTTTCCCGCCTttgtctgtgtgaccttgggcaagtttcccaACCTCTCAGGCCTTCAGCtctttaatctataaaatggagatgacaatTGTATCCACCACGTACAGTTAAAATCATTAGAAGAAATAATACGTTTATAAAAAAATCTGATGCATGGTGTGTGCTTCTTATACGTCAGTTGTTATTTTCCGGATTGCCACAAATAATTCATATGATGCAAACTCAAAACCACAAAATCCTAAGTGGGTCTTATGCCCTTTGTAACCTCTACCTTCTTTCTACTCCATGTTCCTTATAATAGAAAGAataggaggggccggcctggtggctcattggttaagtgcacgctctccactgcagcggcccggggt
Proteins encoded:
- the LOC131415974 gene encoding olfactory receptor 6C2-like; translation: MKNHTITTFILLGITDDPQLQIPIFMFLFLTYMLTITGNVTIISLTLVDSHLKTLMYFFLQNFALLEISFMSACVPRYLYNIVTGDNIIKYNICVIQVFFIDVLGVTEFFLLAAMPYDRYVAICKPLHYGTIMSSRVCKSLVLCCWMSGLLIILPPLTLFLNLKFCDSNVIDYFFCDASPILKISCSDTWFIKQFVIVCAVLTFILTLVCVVLSYIYIIMTILRFSSAQQRKSAFSTCSSHMIVVSITYGSCIFMYIKPSAKESVAINKGVTVLMTSIAAMLNPFIYTLRNKQVRQAFSDTFKKIALVSKK